The nucleotide sequence TCAAAAACGTCTTGGCAATAAGGTCGAGCGCCTCTTGAGCGCCCGTGGTTATCATGACGTTCTCGGGCTTGGCGCGCACGCCGATGTCGCGCATGAGGTCGCAGAACACCTGCTTCGTTTCCACGCGGCCGTCGGTGGAGCCGTACTGCAGCGCCACGGCGCGCTCGTCGTCGCAGGCGGCGCGGGTGGCCGCGCGGATGGCGGAGTGCGGCAGCAGCGACACGTCGGGCATGCCGCCGGAGAGCGAGATGATGTTGGGGTTCGACGCGGCGGCGAACAGGTCGCGCACGGCGGAAGAGCGCATCTTCACGACGCGTTCGGCAATCTTGTCGCCCGTCTGGTCGAATGTGAGGTGTGCCGTAGTCATTGCGTTAGAGTACCACCGCTTCGTTCAGAAAGCGCGCCGCGTCGCGAAAAGCCCGCAAAGCTACCAAATCGTCGGTGAAGCTCACCTCGATGTGCGCCCGCCCGGCGTTTTCGTCCGTCCACCTGGTGATGCCCACGTAGGCGGTGTCGGGGGACGCATCGGGAGGCGCCGCCTGCGTCTGCAGGTCGATGACGAGGTGCTCCAGCAAATGCGGCAGCGACGTGGCCTCCATGACGGCGCCGAACGTGTCGCCCGCCCCGTTCACGCAGGCATGGCGCGGCAGGTTGGGGAACGACGCGCACACGCGGGCGGCGAGCACGGGATCGGTGGTGCGCGGCGCCTGCGCGGCAAAGACCACGTCGCAGCCGATGCGGCCCTCGCCCACCACGAGGCGCTCGATGGCGAGGGCGTCCAATCAGGCACCCGCGTCGTTCACGTCGTTCAGGTCGAACAGATTGTCGGGAGCAGGGGAGATCGAACCCGGGCCGTTGGACGGGGAGGCATTCGAGTTCGAGGCCCCGGCGTTGGCGGCGTTCCCGCCGCCCGCATTGGTGCCGCCGTCGGCATCCCCGCTGGAACCCGCATCGCCGGCGGGCGCGTTGGAGCCCGTGCTGCCCGCATCCGCGGAGGCGCCGCCGCTCGCACCCGCATCGCCTGCCGAGCCGTTGGCAGCGTCGGACGAACCGGCCCCCGGGGCGCCGTTTGCCAGGTCGCCTGCTGCACCTGCGGCAAGCCCCTCGTCGTTACGCGGCTGCGCCGCAGCGTCGTGCGAGACGCGCGCGAGAACGGTGATGCCCTCCTCCGCCTCCGGCTGCGCCGGGGCCTGCCCCTGCACGAAGCGCACGAGCCCGTCCCACATCCAGCCGACATCCTCGAACAGCGTGGACAGGGCGGAGTAAGAGGACCCCTCCGTCACCACGAGCTGCGACCGATCGGCCGAGAAGCGGTAGCGGCCAGATCCCTCCATGTTCCCGAACGTGAACTCGATGGTCTTGGCCGTAGGATCGATGGTGTAGGCGTAGGCCACGTCGTCGGTGAGCTTGATAGACGCGCCGTCGATCACGATCACCCGCGTCGTGCCGTCGACCTGCCACTCTCCCTGCAGCTCGCGCGCGTCGTCGTAACGCAGCCAGCGGTCCCACGAGAACCCGGCCGCGGCAACCAGCAGCACCGCCAGCACGCCGAGCGCCACGCACCAGGGCCAGCGGCGCCGGCCTCCTGCGTGCTTGCGCGGCGCGCCCTCGCGGGACGGGGCCGCCTCCGCATCCTCGCCCGTTCCAGCCGCGGCGCTCGCCTGCTTCTCGAGACGCCCGCTCTGTCCTGGTGCGCCCTTCCGCTTCGCCGCCTTTTTCGACCGCGCGCCACTCGACGCCGAGGCTTCCGCCGGCGCCGGCGGAACGGCAACCTTGCGCGCAGAGGCAACGGACGGCTTGGGCTTCGCGCCGCCCGCCTTGGCCGCGCCCTCGGCAGGATCCTTGGCAGGGCCTTTCGCCAGGCCCTCGACCGCACGCTTGGCCGAGCTTTTGGCCGCATCCGCCGAAGCTGCCTTCGCCGGAGCCTCGGCGGGCTCCTTCTCCGCGCCCTTCGCCGGGCTTTTGGGCACGGCCTTAACCGGACCTGTGGCGGCAGCCTTCGCCGAAACGCCGGACGCGGCCTTCGCCGCGTCCGGCATGCTGGAGATCTTCTTCGCGTTCTTTACCGACTTGCGCTTCGTTACCACGCGCTTCGCCCCTGACCGAGCCCGCCGCGCCTATTCGGGCGCGATGACCTCGACGCCGCCCATGTAGGGAACCAGCACGTCGGGCACGCGCACGGTGCCGTCGGCCTGCTGGTAGTTCTCGATGACGGCGGCCATCGTGCGGCCAACCGCCAGACCCGAGCCGTTCAACGTGTGCACGAAGCGCGAGCCCTTGAAATTCGCGGGGTCGCGGTACTTGATGTTCGCGCGGCGCGCCTGGAAGTCCGTGCAGTTGGAGCACGACGAGATCTCCTTGTAGCCGTTGTAGCTGGGCAGCCACACCTCGAGGTCGTACGTCTTGGCGGCCGAGAACCCGATGTCGCCCGTGCACAGGCTGATCACGCGGTACGGCAGGCCCAGCAGCTGCAGGATGTTCTCGGCGTCGGCCACCATGGCCTCCAGGTCGTCGAAGCTCTCCTCGGGCTTGGCGTACTTCACCATCTCCACCTTGTCGAACTGGTGCACGCGGATGAGCCCGCGCGTGTCGCGGCCGGCGCTGCCCGCCTCCTCGCGGAAGCACGGGGTGAACGCGCAGTACTTGAGCGGCAGCTGGCCGGCGTCGAGCACCTCGCCGGCGTGGATGTTCGTGAGCTGCACCTCGGCCGTGGGGATGAGGTAGAGGCCCTCGGTGGTGTGGAACAGGTCTTCCTCGAACTTCGGCAGCTGGCCCGTGCCGGTGAGCGTCTCGGCGTTGGCCATGGCCGGGCACCACCATTCCTTGTAGCCGCGCGAGGAGTGCGTGTCGGCCATGAAGTTAATGAGGGCGCGCTCCAGGCGGGCGCCCAGGCCGCCCAGCAGGATGAAGCGGCTGCGCGCGAGCTTCACCGCGCGCTCGAAGTCGATGATGCCGAGCTCCGGCCCCAGGTCCCAGTGCGGCTTCATCTCGAAGCCCTCGGCGGCGAAGTCGCGCGGCGTGCCCCAGCGGCGCACCTCGGGGTTGTCGTCCTCGCTCTCGCCCACGGGCGTGGAGTCGGCCGGCATGTTCGGCGTGGCCAGCAGCAGGTCGCGCAGGGCCTCGTCGGCGGCTTCGCGCTCCTTGCCGATCACGGCCAGCTCGTCGTTGATGGCGCGCACGCGCTCCTTGGCAGCCTCGGCCTCGTCTTTCTGGCCGGCGCCCATCATGGCGCCGATGGACTTCGAGGCGGCGTTGCGCTCGGCCTGCAGCGCCTCCTCCTTCGCGATGGCGGCACGACGGGTCTCGTCCAGTTCGGAGAAGCGAGCGGCATCCCACGAGGCATGGCGGTTTTCCATCGCCTCGGCGACGGCTGCCTGGTTGTCGCGGACGAACTTGATGTCTAGCATGACGCGCTCCTTCTCGGTAGGACCCGGTTATCGTTTCAGTATAACTTCAGTATATCGCACCCACGAGCGCCTCATGCAATCCTTCACTCGCTCGGCATGTTCCCGGCCAGTTCCGCAAGCAGCGCCTCTTTCGCCCGCGCGCCCGCTAGCTGCGGCGCTTTTGAAGGTGGATGGCTATCTCCTTGAGCACGCGACGCATGTCGATGGGCTTGGACAGGTGGGCGTCCATGCCGCACTCCAGCGAGGCGCGCACGTCCTCTGCGAAGGCGTTCGCCGACATGGCGATGATGGGCACGTCGGCGGCGTCGGTACGCGGGAGCGCGCGAATGCAACGGGTGGCTTCGTAACCGTCCATCACCGGCATCTGCACGTCCATGAGCACCACGTCGTAGTAGCCCGGTTCGGACTCGGCGAACAGGCGGCACGCCTCCTCGCCGTTCTCGGCCCACTCAACCTCCAGGCCGGACTCGCCCAGAAGCTCGCAGGCTATCTCGGCGTTCAAGTCGTTGTCCTCGGCCAGCAGCACGCGCGTGCCCGCGAGGCTCGCCGCCGTGGGCAGAGGGGCCGTCGCGGGGCCGTCGGGCCGCAGCAGGGGCGACCTCGTGGCCGACGGGAGAGACAACGAGGACGGCGCGGGCACACGCGACGCCGTTCCGTACAGGCCGTCGAAAGCCACCTCGGTTAAGTGCGATTGCGGTTGCTTCTGCGGCCGACCCGACACGTCGAGCGAGCCCTCCCACGCATCGCCCGCCCGCTCGGCCGCCGCCAGCGCGCGGCGCTCGGGCTCGAACGCCAGCCGCAGGTTCACCGTGATGGTGAACGTCGTGCCCTGGTCGACCGCGGTGCGCACGTGTATGTCGCCGCCCATCATGGTAACGATGTTCTTCACGATGGGCATGCCGAGACCCGTACCCTGCACGTTCGCGCGCCCCTCCATAACGAACGGCTCGAACAGGTGCTCGTGGAACTCCTCGGTCATGCCGATGCCATCGTCGGCCACCACGAAGGTCACGCAGCGGTAGGCTACGATCGAGTCTGCGTCGATGGATGCCTCCAGCCTCACATGGCCGCCCGGCCGCGTGTACTTCACGGAATTCGTCAACAGGTTGATGAGGAGCTGGCGCAGGCGCACGGCGTCGCCCACGAACACCTCGTCGTCTTCGGGAACGACCACCTCGAAGGCCTGGCCCTTCTGCTCGCATTGCGGGCCGATGACGGCGGCCGCGCGCTCCAAAAGCACCGACAAGCGGAACGGCTCGCTCGTTAGCACCATCTTCCCGCTCTCGATCTTCGAGATGTCCAGCACGTCGTTGATGAGGTTGAGCAGATGGTCGGACGCCGCACCGATTTTCCGCAGGCTCTCCTCGGTCCTCTCGGCATCGTCGGTATGCAGCTTCGCTATCTGCAGCATGCCTATGATGGCGTTCATAGGCGTGCGTATCTCATGGCTCATACGCGAGAGAAATTCGGATTTCGCCTGGTTGGCGGCCTCGGCGGCCGTCATGGCATCCTTCATGGACAGCTGCAGCTCCTTCTCGGTGGTAACGTCGCGCAACACCACCAGGATGCGCTGCTTGCCCTCGTAGCTCAAGGGGCTGGCAGAATACGCTATCCACCGCACCTTGCCTGTCTGCAGGTGCACGAATGAGAACTGGCCCTGTTGCGGGGCCTGCACTGCACCTTCGCGCAGGCGGTCCAGCAGGCCGCGGCCCTGCTCCGACAGCTGCAGCTCGTCGGCGACGCGGGGGTCTGCGATGATCTCGGGCATGGTGAAGCCCAGGATGCGCGCAGCCTTCGCCACGATGGGCGTGACGGTACCGTCTACGGGGCAGTACAGGTTAACCGCCATATCCAAGCTGTCGGACAGGGCCTTGTACAGGCGCGACTTCATGGCCACGTTGCGCTCGAGCATGCGCTTGCGATACGAGGAGAACATGAGCGCGATGACGGCGGCGAAGCACAGCACTACCACGGCGAACACCACCTGGAACGCGGTGAGCACGATAGACGCCTCGGCGCGCACGTTCTCCACGGGTATGACGTTGCATACGTACCAGCTGCCCTCTCCCACCGGCGCCACGCACACGTAGCTGTCCTTGCCGTCAACGAACCCGACGGCAAGCCCCGTCTCGCCCGCCGCGACCGTCTCGTCCAACGTGGGCAGATCTTCCGCATCTTCGCCGAACGACAAGGCCATCATCTCCGTCATGCCGTCGTCGGGAGGTCGCTCGTATTCCGCCGCCTGGTCGAGGAACGAGTAGACCGTCATGCCGCTGTTCACCGGCGTTTTCGTGTCTTCGATAGGAGGCACGAGTATCTCGCCCGTCGTCCCTTGGAACAGCATGAAGTAGCCGCGTCCGTCGAACATGTCCAACTGCTTGCTCATGGAGAACATGGACAGGGGAATCTGCACGTACAGCGCGCCTATCTGCTGCCCATCGAGATAGAGGGGACGCTGTGCCAGGCGCACGCGGCGGCCATCGTCCAGCTCGAACGTGGAGGAGTACGAGTC is from Gordonibacter urolithinfaciens and encodes:
- a CDS encoding PAS domain-containing sensor histidine kinase, with product MDGRGVLSDGTPFSVEEMAQPETALSQGKDSYSSTFELDDGRRVRLAQRPLYLDGQQIGALYVQIPLSMFSMSKQLDMFDGRGYFMLFQGTTGEILVPPIEDTKTPVNSGMTVYSFLDQAAEYERPPDDGMTEMMALSFGEDAEDLPTLDETVAAGETGLAVGFVDGKDSYVCVAPVGEGSWYVCNVIPVENVRAEASIVLTAFQVVFAVVVLCFAAVIALMFSSYRKRMLERNVAMKSRLYKALSDSLDMAVNLYCPVDGTVTPIVAKAARILGFTMPEIIADPRVADELQLSEQGRGLLDRLREGAVQAPQQGQFSFVHLQTGKVRWIAYSASPLSYEGKQRILVVLRDVTTEKELQLSMKDAMTAAEAANQAKSEFLSRMSHEIRTPMNAIIGMLQIAKLHTDDAERTEESLRKIGAASDHLLNLINDVLDISKIESGKMVLTSEPFRLSVLLERAAAVIGPQCEQKGQAFEVVVPEDDEVFVGDAVRLRQLLINLLTNSVKYTRPGGHVRLEASIDADSIVAYRCVTFVVADDGIGMTEEFHEHLFEPFVMEGRANVQGTGLGMPIVKNIVTMMGGDIHVRTAVDQGTTFTITVNLRLAFEPERRALAAAERAGDAWEGSLDVSGRPQKQPQSHLTEVAFDGLYGTASRVPAPSSLSLPSATRSPLLRPDGPATAPLPTAASLAGTRVLLAEDNDLNAEIACELLGESGLEVEWAENGEEACRLFAESEPGYYDVVLMDVQMPVMDGYEATRCIRALPRTDAADVPIIAMSANAFAEDVRASLECGMDAHLSKPIDMRRVLKEIAIHLQKRRS
- a CDS encoding cyanophycin synthetase family protein, encoding MDALAIERLVVGEGRIGCDVVFAAQAPRTTDPVLAARVCASFPNLPRHACVNGAGDTFGAVMEATSLPHLLEHLVIDLQTQAAPPDASPDTAYVGITRWTDENAGRAHIEVSFTDDLVALRAFRDAARFLNEAVVL
- the serS gene encoding serine--tRNA ligase, with product MLDIKFVRDNQAAVAEAMENRHASWDAARFSELDETRRAAIAKEEALQAERNAASKSIGAMMGAGQKDEAEAAKERVRAINDELAVIGKEREAADEALRDLLLATPNMPADSTPVGESEDDNPEVRRWGTPRDFAAEGFEMKPHWDLGPELGIIDFERAVKLARSRFILLGGLGARLERALINFMADTHSSRGYKEWWCPAMANAETLTGTGQLPKFEEDLFHTTEGLYLIPTAEVQLTNIHAGEVLDAGQLPLKYCAFTPCFREEAGSAGRDTRGLIRVHQFDKVEMVKYAKPEESFDDLEAMVADAENILQLLGLPYRVISLCTGDIGFSAAKTYDLEVWLPSYNGYKEISSCSNCTDFQARRANIKYRDPANFKGSRFVHTLNGSGLAVGRTMAAVIENYQQADGTVRVPDVLVPYMGGVEVIAPE